The window ACATCACTCTGACCTGGAGCAAACGTCACACCCCAGATGTTCCGGTCCGTGGCAACAAGGCGCTCACCGTTCACCATTAAGGCAAAGTCCTCGAGATTCCCGGAGGTGCCCTCCGGGAGCATGATCTCGGTGGCCGTGGAAAAGCCGGACGTGGCGTACGAGTGCCCCGAGACGAACACCGTAGTGGCAATCATTGAACCGTCGGCGCTGATGCGGGTCCTGCTGGGTATCCCAGGGACCGGCCAGGCCCGTTGCTGATCCCAGTTGCGATCCAGGACAGCAGCTTCAAACGCTGTCACCAAGCCCCTGTTTGTTTTCAGGCATACTACTTTCTCCTGCGTTCCGTAAACGCGATCGCATTCCTGCCCGCTCACCGCACGGGGTCCGCCAGGGGACGCCAGCGGGACCGTGGCGGCGTCTCCATAGCCCTGGCCCGACGCTGTGTTCCGGAAGAGGATGAAGGAGCCGGCCGGAAGCGGCTGGCTCGCTGTGACGCCCACCGACGACGCCGCATTTCTGCTCTCTTCGAATCGCTGGTATGCCGCCACAGCGTATATACCCGCCGCCACCAAGACCAGGGCCGTGACGGCAAGGAGGGCACCCCACCGCAGCTTACTTTCAGCGAGCGCACCGGTCATGCGCCATTACCCGCGTTATCCGAGTCACTCGTGACCGCTGCCGGGGCAACCCGGGCGCCTCGAAGGATGAACGCGACAGCCACAACAGCGCTAGCCAGCAATCCGCCCGCCACCACCATGGCCGTTGGTGCACCGACTGCGTACCACAGGACACCAAACCCAGCCGATGCAACCATCCTGGTGAGCGCGACGACCGTCTGTGCGGAAGCGATGCCCGTGGCAAGTTTCCCCGGCGGTGTCAGTTGGCTGGCCAACGCGGCCAGGACGCCGTCAGTGGCTGCGTAGAACGCTCCCAGAAGGATCAGGCAGCCGATGGTTGCCCAAAGGCCTCCGAACGGCGCCGCTGCGAGGAAGTAGGTTGCCAGCAGTGCAAGGTGCCCACCCACGAACACTGGGATTTTCCCCACCCGGTCCGCCAACCGGCCCAGCGGAATGGCGAACGACAAGAACACCACGTTGGTGCCAACGAACAACAGCGGAAACCACTGCACAGCGAAAGAATCCCGTGCCTGGAGCACCAGGTAGATGAAGCCATCGCCAATAGTCACCAAGCCCAGAAGTCCCGCGGCAATCAGCAGCTTGCCCAATCCCGGTTCCTTCAGGTGGCTCCAGGAAAAAGCGAAGAGCCGCCGGCCCTCGCGGTCCTCCACGCCCTGGAGGCCACGTGCCTTAATGTCCGGCACCACCAAGGCGAGGACGGCGACACCAATGACCGCGAAGGCCAGAGACACCACAAACACCGTACTGAAACCGTTGGGGATCATCAGCAACACGAAGAAGGCAATCAACGGCCCGGCTGCAGCACCAATGTTGTCCAGCATCCTGTGCACGCCAAAAGAGCGGGCCAGATGTTCAGGCTGTGCAGACACCGAGATGAGGGCGTCCCGCGGAGCCGTGCGGATGCCTTTGCCGATTCTGTCGCCGGTGACTATCGCCGTGATGGCCCAAAACCCGCCGGCAAAGAGGAAACCTATCCTGGCGAGCATTGATAAACCGTAACCGGCCAAAGCTATCCGTTTGGGGTGGCCGCTGCGGTCGGCAGCCCAGCCGGCAGCGATCCTGACGATCGCGCTGGCCCCTTGGTTGATGCCGTCGATGAAGCCGAACGCAATGGTGGACAGGCCCAGGAAACCGGTCACATATAAGGGCAGGATCGCCGTGACCGACTCAGAGGAAACATCGGTCACCATACTCACAACGCCCAACCACAGAATGACCGGAGACAAACGGAACGGCACTTCGCTCGATAGTGCCGTTCGTGTTCCCTCCGGCTTGTCCCGTTTCCCGCGGTCCGAGAGTGAAATGTACATCGCTGCCCCTAGTCCGCCGCCGCGTGCAGGCTGCCCAAAAGCTGGAATCGTGAGTTACCCGTACCTGTAGTCGATACCGAAACCGTCACAGTATCCGTACCCCGCACGAACCGTTCGGCCATCGCTCCGTCCGCAGCCGGCGCCGCCTCGGACCAGAATCCATGGGCCACCAAGGACTGGCGGAAGGACGCCAGGACCTCCGCTTGTGGCTTGGCAACGATGCCATCTGCGGCGACCTGGAGGACATCACCGGACGTCGAGACCGACGTGGAGCCGATTGTTGTACCTTCGGGCAAAGTCAGGACTCCGGCCGGCCACCCATCCACCACGTCACCGGACGCGCTGCCCGGCTGAGGCAGAGTGCCGGTAATCAATGGCGCCGGGGCGGAAGGCCCGGGCAAACCGGTGGGCGTTGCCGTTACCGGCGGCAGGACCTCGAGGGGTTTCGCCGCCACGGGGCCGCCGTCACCGCTGCTGCCTTCGCTGCTGTTTCCGTTGCCGCTGCCTTCAGTGCCCGACGTCGGGTTGCCGGATGCCGGGCCGCCGCTTACCGCGCTGCCGGACGGAGCATCGCCGCCTGGAGTGGCTCCCCCTGAAGCTGCGGCGCTTGAGTCCGCACTCGGAGTGGATGTCGATGTGGTTTGGGCAGCAGAGGGCCCTGGCTTCCCAGCCATCTGGTCCAGAATGATGGCGACGGCGGCGATCAGCACAGCGAGGCAAATGCCTGCCAGTACCAGCCGCCGCGCCATCATGGCATGTCCGGAGTGTTCGAGTTGCGTGGGAGTTGGCAGGCCGTTTCAGTAAGGACGGCGGGTAGAACTGACGCCACCAGCATTGTGGTGGCGTTGACATGTGCGATGGCGATTCGGAACGCCAAGCTGTTCATGGGGACAGTCTGCCATTGCCACCCCCATTCCGGAACAGTTTTGGACCTACCAACGTCCATTCCGCGGCCGCGGTTGGCACACCGGGCAGGTATAGGAAGAACGGTTCATGAATTGTTCCCGTTTTATGATGCTCCGCAGGCCTCTTGCTTCGCAGCGTCCGCACAGTTCACCAGCACGTCCGTAGGCATTGAGGGAGCGGGCAAAATACCCGGAATCGCCATTGACGTTGACATACAGGGAGTCGAAACTTGTGCCCCCGGCGTCAAGGGCGGCGTTCATGACATCCTGCGCAGCCTCAACCAGCCGTTCCGCATCCGCCCTGCGAAGTGTGTCTGTTGCCCTGGCGTAGTGGAGACGGGCGCGCCACAGGGCTTCGTCCGCATAAATGTTGCCGATGCCGGAAATTACCGATTGATCCAGCAGCGCACGCTTCAGGCCTGTCTTCCGGCCTTTGACTTTCCGATAAAATGCGTCGAACGAGAAATAGGGGTCCAGCGGATCCCTGGCAATGTGGGAGGCCTCCTCGGCGATCTCCGGCAGCGGCGTCTCGCCCAGGCCGCCAGGTCCGCCGTCGACTGTTGGCACCAGGGACGTCACGAACAGGCCGCCGAATATTCTCTGGTCAACGAACCGCAGTTGTTCAGGCATATGGTCAGCGGCACTGAGCCTGATTCTGACTTTGAGGTGCTTTTCATCCGCAACGTCGGGGTCCTGCATAAGGAGCTGGCCGCTCATTCCCAGATGCGCCATCAGCGCCACTTTCGGGAGGTCTTCCTGCTTGATTCCGGGTTCAGGATCTGGCAACCCCGGCATGGCGAGGGGCATCCAGAGGAACTTCCCCCGGCGCACAACGTCCAGCACGGTGGCGTCCTCAAGGTTACCGATGAAGTCCTCGGTACCAAGGGTGTGCCGGCGGATGGACCGTGGATCCAGGACGTCGACGCCGGTGATGGTTCGGCCACGAACCCAACGGGCCAGGCCGCGGCGGACTACCTCTACTTCGGGAAGTTCAGGCATGTGGTTTATGAGGTAGCAGGACCAGCGTTGGTGGCGTCCAGGGCAGTCAGCGCACGCCAGGCATCAGCGGCAGCTTCCTGTTCCGCTTCCTTCTTGGAATGACCCGAGCCGCGGCCGAACGGCGTTCCGCCAATATTGAGCACTGCCTCGAACGTCCGTGCGTGATCCGGCCCCGAGCCTTCAACGGCATAGTGGATGGCTCCAAGTTGCCGGCTCGCCGTTAGCTCCTGGATGCTCGTTTTCCAGTCAGTTCCAGCTCCAAGTGCACCGGCATCCTTCAGGAGCGGGCCCACCAGGCGCATGACCAGTTGACGTGCTGTCTCGATATCGTTCGAGAGATACGTGGCGCCGATCAGCGCCTCCATGGTGTCAGCCAGGATCGAGGCTTTGTTCTTGCCGTCGGTCAGTTTCTCGCCTTGCCCGAGGTAAATGAACTCACCAACGCCGATCTCCCGGCCAATTCCGGCCAAGGCACGCGTACTGACGACGGCGGAACGTCGCTTGGCAAGCTCGCCTTCGGGCAGCGAGGGGTTCTCACGGTAAAGAGAATCGGTGACGGAGAATCCCAGGATGGAGTCGCCGAGGAACTCGAGGCGCTCGTTGGTGGGAATCCCGCCGTTCTCATACGCATATGAGCGATGTGTCAGAGCAAGACGAAGCGTCTCGGTGTCAATCGAGACACCGAGACGCTTCAGAAGCTCTTCAGTTGAAGACATCCTTAGTCAGCCTGTACGGCAGATTAGGCGTCTGCGACCTTGCGGCCCTTGTATTCAAGGAACAGCGCGGTACCGGCAGAGTCAGTAACGACCTTTGCCTGGTGCGGCAGGCTGTAGGTAACCTGACCGTTTTCGATGGTCTTGACCAAGTTGGGGGCAGTTGCCTTCCACTGGGCACGGCGGGCGCGTGTATTTGCGCGAGACATTTTCCGCTTGGGAACAGCCACGGCTATCTCATTTCTCTCTTAGACGAACACTTACTAATCGGTTTGCCGGTCAGTCTTAGCCAGATCAGCTAGGGCAGCCCAGCGAGGGTCAATGACCTCGTGGTGGTGCCCCGGCTCGTCTTCCAGGCGCGCTCCGCATTCGGAACACAGGCCCTGGCAGTCTTCCCGGCACACCGGCTGGAACGGCAGCATAGTGACAACTGCGTCCCGCAACACCGGCTCAAGATCGATCAGATCGTACTCGACTCGACGTTGCTCTTCATCGTCTTCTTCGCCTGAAAGCTCAACGCCTTCATAGAAGAAAAGTTCTTGCACATTGACCTCAAGGTCATACGCAAGGGGATCCAGGCATCGACCGCATTCGCCGGTTACTTCGACGACGACGGTTCCGGATACCAGAATTCCTTCGTGTACGGCCTCAAGACGAAGATCCAGCTCGATATCCGAGCCTTCCTTTACGCCAATGAGCGCCACACCAAGGTCACTTGGTGCAGGTACATGCTCGTTGAGTGTCCGCATGGTCCCTGGACTACGTCCAAGGTCCTTGACTACCAGCGCCAAGGGCGAACTTGCATCTCGCTTAATGAGAACTCCTGTAGAACATATGACCGACGTATCATCTTATCCTGATCACGCTTGAGTACTCAAACCGAAGCCGGGCGCACGTAAACACGCAGTGCTTTTAGCTTGGGGAACTCGGCGCTCAGGCGCAAGGTACCCGTCAAGCCTACCCCTTACGGGGATGTTCCGTTGGCGGCTCGCCAGCAAGAAGCCTTTTCAGCACTGATTTGGGGACGAAATCGGAGATATCCCCACCAAGGACGTTGATCTCTTTGATCAAGGTGGAGGAAAGGTGCAGGTAGTGCGCTTCTGCAGGCAGGAAGACCGTTTCGACACCTGTCAGCTGGCGGTTCATGGTGGCCATGGGCAGCTCGTAATCGAAATCCGAGGAAGAACGCAAGCCCTTGACTATGGCTGAAACGCCCCGGTGGCGGCAATACTCAGCCAACAGCCCCTCGCCCATGGGCTCAACAATGATGCCCCGTAAGGAGGCCAGCGTTTCACGGGCCATCTCCATGCGGTCCTCAAGGCTGAACCTGTACTTCTTGGCGTAATTTGTGGACACGGCCACAATGACTTCGTCGAACAGCCCGGCGGCCCGGGCGATGACTTCGAGGTGTCCGTTGTGGATGGGGTCAAAGGATCCAGGGCAAACCGCGCGTCTCATGAGACGAACCTACCCCATGACTTTGCCGGGATACCATGGCTGACATGGCATCCGCAGGCAGCAGCCCCTCCCTGAATTTGAGCGCAGTCACCACCGAAGACGCCCGGCCGGCACCGTGGCAGCGGGCCGCCACAGGAGCCAATTTGCTCTCCCCCGAGGGAAATCTGGGAGTAACAATCTTCGAGGAAATGACCACCTTGGCGTTGTCCACCGGTGCCATCAACCTCGGCCAGGGGTTTCCGGATGAAGACGGCCCGGCAGAGATCAAGGCAGCGGCTCGGTCCGCAATCGCGGCAGGCGCCAACCAATACGCTCCCGGCAAAGGCCTGCCCGCGCTTCGGGAAGCCATTGCCTCACACCAACAACGCTTCTACGGGCTGACCCCGGATCCCAACACCGAGATCCTTGTCACAACGGGTGCAACGGAGGCCATCGCAGCCACCCTCCTGGCCTTCATCCAACCCGGCGACGAAGTCCTGACCTTCGAACCCTTCTACGACTCTTACGGTGCCATCATCGGCATGGCCGGTGGCAAGCACGTCACGGCTCCCCTACTTGCCCCGGACTTCCTTCCCGACCTCGAGGTTTTAGAAAGCTCGTTCAGCAGCCGGACCAAAATTGTCCTTCTGAACAATCCTCACAACCCCACAGGCGCAGTGTTCCCGGAGCCCGTCCTGGCCAGGATTGTGGAATTGGCGGCAAAGTACGGCGCCATCATTGTCAGCGACGAAGTTTACGAGCACCTCACCTTCGGAGTAGCGCATATCCCGATCACGTCACTGCCCGGCGCCGACCAACGCACCATCACCATTTCCTCTGCCGGTAAAACCTTCTCCTTCACCGGCTGGAAGATCGGCTGGCTCACCGGACCGGAACACCTGGTAGCTGCCGTGCGCACTGTCAAGCAGTTCCTGACCTACAGCTCGGGCACCCCCTTCCAGAGCGCCATTGCCCTGGGCCTGGGCCTTGCCGATGAGTTCTATACAGGCATCGCCGCTACCCTCGGCCACAAACGCGACATCCTCGCCGAGGGTCTGCGCGCTGCCGGATTCGGCGTGTACAACCCGAGCGGCACCTACTTCATCAACGTCGACACAGCACCCCTGGGCATCCTCGACTCGGTTGACCTTGCCAGGCGCTTGCCGGGGCTCGTTGGCGTGGCAGCAATCCCGGTTCCGGTGTTTTGCCATCCGGAAGGAGCGGAGCGCACACGCAGCCTGCTCAGATTCGCCTTCTGCAAGAAGACCGACGTCCTGGAAGAAGCCGCCGAACGCCTGGCCACCCTGAAGGACAGGCTCTGAACGCGGCGGGCTCCGGAGAGCACCAGGCATCACGCTTCCTCCGAACCACAGGACAGCACGCCACAATCGAAGCCGACACACTCGTTGAGGGCGGCTTCATCCTCAGCATCGGGGGCGCCGAACAATCACATGTGAACCTGGCCAATCCCTCGGACATCTTCTACGAATACCTGCGCAGGATCGGGCATGTGGTGGACTTGGCGGCCGAGCCCGGAAAACGCATCAAGGCTCTCCACCTTGGCGCCGGCGCGCTCACCCTGGCGCGCTACATCCAAGCCACCCGCCCCGGCTCCGAACAGTATGCGGTTGAGCTTGAACGCGAACTTCTGGACTTCGTCCTTCAGAAGCTGCCTATGCCCGACGGCACTGCATTGACCACTCACATCGGCGACGCCCGCGACTCGTTGGCTGAACTTCCCGCCCAGGTGATGTTCGACGTCATAATCCTGGACATTTTCTCCGGACCCGAGGCCCCTTCCCATATCGCCTGCCGCGAGTTCTACGAAGAAGCAGAGGCGCGGCTGCGGCCCGACGGCGTGTTGATCGTCAACGTGGGCGACGAACCTGCGCTCACGCTGGTACGCAGCCAAGTGGCCGCACTCCGCCATGCCATGCCGGACGTCGCAGCCTTCGCCGAAACAGGAATGTTCGCAGGCCGCTACCCTGGCAACATCGTTGTGGTGGGCACCCGCAAGCCGTGGTCTCCGGATTGGACAGCGCAGTTACTAGCCCGCGGCCCCCACCCCGCCACGGTGCTCACAGGCGTTGAGCTGGACCGGATCACGGCCTAGCGTCATCCCCGGGAATTACGCCGGTTCAGCGAACCACAGTTTGGTCTCGCCATACTTCTTGTCAGCAAAACACTCCAAAGCCCCAGGCCATGCCGGTTCCGGGCTCCTCGAACTCCGTTCCACCACCACGACGGCTCCGGCGTCCACATGAGGCGCCAACTTTGCGAGCACAGCACTCAACGCCGGCTCATCCAAGGGGTACGGCGGATCAAGGAAGACCAAGTCCCACATGTCGGCGTCGCTTGCACGCTCCAGGAATGACTCCACCTTGGAACGGTGAACGGAGACTCTCTTGCCTCCCAGCAGCTGGTTTACCAAGTCCGCATTGCGCTGGCAGACATCGCTTGCCTTGGCATCGAACTCCACCAGGTCCACGTTCCGGGCGCCCCGGCTGGCACTTTCGATTCCCAGGGCTCCAGAACCTGCGTAGAGGTCCAGGACCCTGGCGTCGTCAAGGACGTCAAAGGATTCCAAACGGGAAAACAATGCCTCTTTGACCCTGTCCGTGGTTGGGCGCGTGGCCGTTCCGGGGACGCTGGTCAGCGGGTTTCCACCACCAACTCCGGCGATGATCCGGCTCACAGGGATTCTCCACATGCGAGCAACCGGGGATCTCTAACCGCGTTCAAGGAACGCCTCCTTCTCAGGGTTCAAATATTCATCGATTGCAGCGGCCAAAGCCGGCTGATGGTCCAAGGCGGCGTCTTCCGACACCAGGCTTTGGGCGTCAGTACGTGCACGGGCAATGATGTCCTCGTGGTCAAGTACACGGAGCAACTTCAACGTGGAGCGTCCGCCGGATTGCGAAGCACCCAGGATGTCTCCTTCCCTGCGGAGCTTCAAGTCCTCCTGGGACAGCTCAAAGCCGTCCGTCGTTGAAGCAACGGCATCAAGCCGCCGACGACTCGGATGCCCTGGTTCAAGGGTAGTGACCAGCAGGCAAGTGCCCGGCAGTCCTCCACGGCCAACCCGGCCGCGCAACTGGTGGAGTTGCGAGATGCCAAAGCGGTCGGCATCGAGGATCACCATGAGCGTGGCGTTGTGAACGTCCACGCCCACCTCAATGACGGTGGTGGACACCAGTACTTTGATGCTGTTGGAGGCGAACGACGCCATGGTCTCGGACTTCACCTGAGGATCCTGCCGCCCATGAAGCGGTGCCACGGGGACACCGGCCAGCGCGGGTTCCTGAAGGAGGGCGTCGACGACGGCGGTCACCGATGCCAATTCCCGCGCCGGGCCTTCGTCCGCGAGGTCCGCATCGCTGGGTTCCGCTTCGCCCGGGCTGAAATCGCCGTCGTCGTCCGAACCGATCTTGGGGCACACCACGTACACCTGATGACCTGAGTCCACTTCTTCACGTGAACGCTTCCATATTCGGTCCACCCAGCCCGGATTTTCCGCGAGCCCCACCACGTGCGTCGAAATCGGCGCCCGCCCCGCAGGAAGCTCGTCAAGGATGGACGTCTCAAGGTCACCGAACACCGTCATCGCCACCGTGCGCGGAATAGGCGTGGCCGTCATGACCAACAAATGCGGAGGCCGCTGCGCCTTGGCCCGGAGGGCATCACGCTGCTCCACGCCAAAGCGGTGCTGCTCATCCACCACTATCAAACCGAGATCCTGGAAACTGGTTTTGTCGCTCAGCAGGGCATGGGTGCCAATGACGATGCCGGCATTCCCGGAGGCCGCATCCAGCATGGCCTGCTTGCGTGCAGCCGTGGGCATGGAACCAGTCAGGAGGGTCACCTGCACTGCCCCCTGAGCCGAATCACCGCCAAGCATGCCCGCGCCGCCAAAGATATGGTCACGGGCCAGCGCTCCCAGGGTCTTCCGGATGGAGTGGAAATGCTGGGCCGCCAGGACCTCCGTGGGTGCCAGGAGGGCAGCTTGGCCGCCTGCATCCACCACCTGCAACATGGCGCGCAGGGCCACAATAGTCTTGCCCGAGCCCACCTCTCCCTGCAGCAGCCTGTTCATGGGAGTGTCGCGCCCGAGCTCTTCAGCCAGGGTCTTTCCGACGGCGGATTGGCCGGCGGTCAGCGTAAAAGGCAG is drawn from Arthrobacter sp. 31Y and contains these coding sequences:
- a CDS encoding MFS transporter, which produces MPFRLSPVILWLGVVSMVTDVSSESVTAILPLYVTGFLGLSTIAFGFIDGINQGASAIVRIAAGWAADRSGHPKRIALAGYGLSMLARIGFLFAGGFWAITAIVTGDRIGKGIRTAPRDALISVSAQPEHLARSFGVHRMLDNIGAAAGPLIAFFVLLMIPNGFSTVFVVSLAFAVIGVAVLALVVPDIKARGLQGVEDREGRRLFAFSWSHLKEPGLGKLLIAAGLLGLVTIGDGFIYLVLQARDSFAVQWFPLLFVGTNVVFLSFAIPLGRLADRVGKIPVFVGGHLALLATYFLAAAPFGGLWATIGCLILLGAFYAATDGVLAALASQLTPPGKLATGIASAQTVVALTRMVASAGFGVLWYAVGAPTAMVVAGGLLASAVVAVAFILRGARVAPAAVTSDSDNAGNGA
- a CDS encoding YceD family protein; the encoded protein is MALVVKDLGRSPGTMRTLNEHVPAPSDLGVALIGVKEGSDIELDLRLEAVHEGILVSGTVVVEVTGECGRCLDPLAYDLEVNVQELFFYEGVELSGEEDDEEQRRVEYDLIDLEPVLRDAVVTMLPFQPVCREDCQGLCSECGARLEDEPGHHHEVIDPRWAALADLAKTDRQTD
- a CDS encoding TolB family protein, whose product is MTGALAESKLRWGALLAVTALVLVAAGIYAVAAYQRFEESRNAASSVGVTASQPLPAGSFILFRNTASGQGYGDAATVPLASPGGPRAVSGQECDRVYGTQEKVVCLKTNRGLVTAFEAAVLDRNWDQQRAWPVPGIPSRTRISADGSMIATTVFVSGHSYATSGFSTATEIMLPEGTSGNLEDFALMVNGERLVATDRNIWGVTFAPGQSDVFYATAASSGRIWLVRGSLSAKTLTAIHDHVECPSISPDGQRIAYKKNDGGALAAHWKVAVLDLATGQETVLSEKRSVDDQVEWLDNQNLLYGLADESTDGDSNIWKLGTASGSQPSLFIAHAWSPSVVR
- the mutM gene encoding bifunctional DNA-formamidopyrimidine glycosylase/DNA-(apurinic or apyrimidinic site) lyase; the protein is MPELPEVEVVRRGLARWVRGRTITGVDVLDPRSIRRHTLGTEDFIGNLEDATVLDVVRRGKFLWMPLAMPGLPDPEPGIKQEDLPKVALMAHLGMSGQLLMQDPDVADEKHLKVRIRLSAADHMPEQLRFVDQRIFGGLFVTSLVPTVDGGPGGLGETPLPEIAEEASHIARDPLDPYFSFDAFYRKVKGRKTGLKRALLDQSVISGIGNIYADEALWRARLHYARATDTLRRADAERLVEAAQDVMNAALDAGGTSFDSLYVNVNGDSGYFARSLNAYGRAGELCGRCEARGLRSIIKREQFMNRSSYTCPVCQPRPRNGRW
- the rpmF gene encoding 50S ribosomal protein L32, whose product is MAVPKRKMSRANTRARRAQWKATAPNLVKTIENGQVTYSLPHQAKVVTDSAGTALFLEYKGRKVADA
- the rsmD gene encoding 16S rRNA (guanine(966)-N(2))-methyltransferase RsmD, whose product is MSRIIAGVGGGNPLTSVPGTATRPTTDRVKEALFSRLESFDVLDDARVLDLYAGSGALGIESASRGARNVDLVEFDAKASDVCQRNADLVNQLLGGKRVSVHRSKVESFLERASDADMWDLVFLDPPYPLDEPALSAVLAKLAPHVDAGAVVVVERSSRSPEPAWPGALECFADKKYGETKLWFAEPA
- a CDS encoding spermidine synthase; the protein is MNLANPSDIFYEYLRRIGHVVDLAAEPGKRIKALHLGAGALTLARYIQATRPGSEQYAVELERELLDFVLQKLPMPDGTALTTHIGDARDSLAELPAQVMFDVIILDIFSGPEAPSHIACREFYEEAEARLRPDGVLIVNVGDEPALTLVRSQVAALRHAMPDVAAFAETGMFAGRYPGNIVVVGTRKPWSPDWTAQLLARGPHPATVLTGVELDRITA
- the coaD gene encoding pantetheine-phosphate adenylyltransferase; the protein is MRRAVCPGSFDPIHNGHLEVIARAAGLFDEVIVAVSTNYAKKYRFSLEDRMEMARETLASLRGIIVEPMGEGLLAEYCRHRGVSAIVKGLRSSSDFDYELPMATMNRQLTGVETVFLPAEAHYLHLSSTLIKEINVLGGDISDFVPKSVLKRLLAGEPPTEHPRKG
- the rnc gene encoding ribonuclease III, which codes for MSSTEELLKRLGVSIDTETLRLALTHRSYAYENGGIPTNERLEFLGDSILGFSVTDSLYRENPSLPEGELAKRRSAVVSTRALAGIGREIGVGEFIYLGQGEKLTDGKNKASILADTMEALIGATYLSNDIETARQLVMRLVGPLLKDAGALGAGTDWKTSIQELTASRQLGAIHYAVEGSGPDHARTFEAVLNIGGTPFGRGSGHSKKEAEQEAAADAWRALTALDATNAGPATS
- a CDS encoding aminotransferase class I/II-fold pyridoxal phosphate-dependent enzyme, giving the protein MADMASAGSSPSLNLSAVTTEDARPAPWQRAATGANLLSPEGNLGVTIFEEMTTLALSTGAINLGQGFPDEDGPAEIKAAARSAIAAGANQYAPGKGLPALREAIASHQQRFYGLTPDPNTEILVTTGATEAIAATLLAFIQPGDEVLTFEPFYDSYGAIIGMAGGKHVTAPLLAPDFLPDLEVLESSFSSRTKIVLLNNPHNPTGAVFPEPVLARIVELAAKYGAIIVSDEVYEHLTFGVAHIPITSLPGADQRTITISSAGKTFSFTGWKIGWLTGPEHLVAAVRTVKQFLTYSSGTPFQSAIALGLGLADEFYTGIAATLGHKRDILAEGLRAAGFGVYNPSGTYFINVDTAPLGILDSVDLARRLPGLVGVAAIPVPVFCHPEGAERTRSLLRFAFCKKTDVLEEAAERLATLKDRL
- a CDS encoding ATP-dependent DNA helicase RecG encodes the protein MNSELELPLERRIGKRSAAVIEKHLGLKTTGSLLNYFPRRYLSRGELTPISNLPLDEEVTLIARVLSNSTRQMRARRGSITDVVVTDEAGGSGVPGTLKVSFFNGFRAKAELLAGRRAMFSGKVSRYGGALGLTNPDFLLLDEDPEAEGSVDPEKLAAMPIPVYPATAKLTSWSIHKVITALLQTMDLDSLQDPLPASIVQRDGLLSVAESYRLIHSPEIAKDWQRAQERFRYQEALVLQTALARRRAQLAAEEATARRPRKDGLLTTFDQNLPFTLTAGQSAVGKTLAEELGRDTPMNRLLQGEVGSGKTIVALRAMLQVVDAGGQAALLAPTEVLAAQHFHSIRKTLGALARDHIFGGAGMLGGDSAQGAVQVTLLTGSMPTAARKQAMLDAASGNAGIVIGTHALLSDKTSFQDLGLIVVDEQHRFGVEQRDALRAKAQRPPHLLVMTATPIPRTVAMTVFGDLETSILDELPAGRAPISTHVVGLAENPGWVDRIWKRSREEVDSGHQVYVVCPKIGSDDDGDFSPGEAEPSDADLADEGPARELASVTAVVDALLQEPALAGVPVAPLHGRQDPQVKSETMASFASNSIKVLVSTTVIEVGVDVHNATLMVILDADRFGISQLHQLRGRVGRGGLPGTCLLVTTLEPGHPSRRRLDAVASTTDGFELSQEDLKLRREGDILGASQSGGRSTLKLLRVLDHEDIIARARTDAQSLVSEDAALDHQPALAAAIDEYLNPEKEAFLERG